The following coding sequences lie in one Populus trichocarpa isolate Nisqually-1 chromosome 14, P.trichocarpa_v4.1, whole genome shotgun sequence genomic window:
- the LOC7462045 gene encoding vesicle transport protein GOT1: MAYEINELKKIGLGLIGFGIFFTFLGALLFFDRGLLALGNIFWLSGVAILLGWRSTWKLFTNRENYKGSVCFLLGLFFIFVRWPVVGIIFEIYSCIALFGGFWPSVKVFLYQIPVVGWIIQYPITLLDYLRRGSA, translated from the exons ATGGCCTATGAAATAAATGAGCTAAAGA AAATTGGATTGGGTCTCATTGGCTTTGGCATCTTTTTTACCTTTCTTGGTGCGCTTCTCTTCTTTGATAGAGGTTTGCTTGCCCTTGGGAAT ATATTTTGGTTATCTGGGGTAGCCATTTTGCTTGGTTGGCGTTCTACCTGGAAGCTCTTTACTAACAGAGAAAATTATAAG GGTTCTGTTTGTTTTCTCCTGGGGctctttttcatatttgttcGGTGGCCAGTAGTTGGAATTATCTTTGAAATATATAGTTGCATTGCTCTATTTGG TGGCTTTTGGCCTTCTGTCAAGGTGTTCCTCTATCAGATTCCTGTTGTTGGATGGATTATACAGTATCCTATAACG CTTCTTGATTACTTGAGAAGGGGCTCTGCTTGA